One Phoenix dactylifera cultivar Barhee BC4 chromosome 14, palm_55x_up_171113_PBpolish2nd_filt_p, whole genome shotgun sequence DNA window includes the following coding sequences:
- the LOC103717563 gene encoding protein FLX-like 4 — MDLHGHVPSAFERQRVQAPGLLRNGPFHGPAPAVHHPLEPLPRPELLENKIAAQAAEMERLVRENQRLAASNVTLREQLLATQQGLQRVQVHIGSFQTESDIQVKGLLEKIGKLEADIRAGEMVKNELQQAHLELQSLIVARQELIIKIQHTTEELQKASPDIKKLPEMHAELDGLRQEHQKLRGAFEYEKGANMEQVEKMLAMDKNLISMAREVEKLQAEVLNAEKRAHAPDSYGGRYGSPHPVNPSAGQGSVYPECGYRQGGGYADTVYSHGGGYPNAGIGHGGPANYSGAYGRTQAPITGGAAGELYDAYGGVSGDGNSDGYRSMQIPMTGGMVARVGTNSSDRVTAIGYDAARGGMTSTQR; from the exons ATGGATTTGCATGGGCATGTACCATCAGCATTTGAAAGACAGCGTGTCCAGGCTCCTGGGTTGTTGCGCAATGGCCCTTTTCATGGGCCTGCTCCTGCTGTTCACCACCCTTTAGAGCCACTACCCCGACCGGAGCTCCTGGAAAATAAGATTGCAGCTCAAGCAGCTGAAATGGAAAGGCTTGTAAGGGAAAACCAAAGACTGGCAGCAAGCAATGTGACCTTGAGAGAGCAGCTGCTTGCCACTCAGCAAGGATTGCAGAGAGTGCAGGTTCATATTGGTAGTTTCCAAACTGAAAGTGATATCCAGGTCAAAGGATTGTTGGAAAAGATTGGGAAACTGGAAGCTGATATCCGTGCTGGTGAGATGGTAAAGAACGAATTGCAACAAGCACACTTGGAGTTACAGAGCCTAATTGTTGCAAGACAagaactaatcatcaaaatccagCATACCACAGAAGAACTCCAGAAAGCCTCCCCAGACATCAAAAAGTTGCCTGAGATGCATGCTGAGCTGGATGGGCTAAGACAGGAACATCAGAAATTACG TGGTGCTTTTGAGTATGAAAAAGGTGCAAATATGGAGCAAGTTGAGAAGATGCTTGCAATGGACAAGAACCTGATATCAATGGCTCGAGAAGTTGAGAAGCTACAAGCTGAGGTGCTAAATGCTGAGAAAAGAGCACATG CACCGGACTCGTATGGAGGAAGATATGGTAGCCCACATCCTGTCAATCCATCTGCAGGGCAGGGTAGTGTCTACCCAGAATGTGGTTATAGGCAAGGTGGCGGCTATGCAGACACTGTTTACAGCCATGGTGGTGGCTATCCAAATGCTGGCATTGGCCATGGCGGTCCTGCCAACTATTCTGGAGCATATGGAAGAACTCAGGCTCCAATCACTGGTGGGGCAGCAGGAGAGCTATATGATGCGTATGGTGGTGTGAGTGGTGATGGGAATTCAGATGGTTACAGGAGCATGCAGATCCCAATGACTGGTGGGATGGTAGCCAGAGTGGGAACGAATTCCTCTGATCGTGTTACCGCAATTGGTTATGATGCTGCTAGAGGAGGCATGACATCTACTCAAAGGTAA